Part of the Bacteriovorax stolpii genome, TTTCACCATGGTTATTCTCTCTTCGCGTTCAGCAAATCTACTTAGTGTTTCCTCAACTAGAAAGACTGCTCTTTTATCTTCCAGGGATGTACAGTGCCTGGCTTCGCGCATGGGGAAGCAAGATTGGAAAGAATGTTTTCTGGACTCCAGGAACAATCATCAATGACAGAAGCTTGATGGACGTTGGCGACTTTGTTATTTTCGGACACAACACTTACATGTCGTCTCACTTTCTGCGCGTGAAGAATGGACGTTTTTTTGTCTATGTAAAAACAATCAAGATCGGAAGTTTTAGTTTTATTGGCGCCTTTACAAAAATGGGACCGGGAACAAACATCGCACCAGGGACACAAGTCCAGGCCATGAGCCTCTTTTCTATTAACCGCGATAAACCGAATACGGTAAGCCCGGATGTGAAAGTCTAATGACAATATATGATTTAAAACCAAAGTTTCAAAATCTTCTTCGCCCGGTTGTGGTTTTTCTTGCGGCCATGGGAGTGACTCCAAATCAAGTCACGATCCTCACCTGTCTTCTCTCGGTTTTTTTAGGGGCCTTGGTTTATCACCTCGCAAGCCCAGTATGGTTCTTTCTTTTTCCGGTTTTCTTCTTTCTTCGCATGGCCTTAAATGCCATCGATGGAA contains:
- a CDS encoding acyltransferase; translated protein: MIINKDFILNLLFKRLQHFFPLIFFSLMVYFFVKFVQTGDFFYFVKFALTPYLLPLLIQRVVLGIYPMKEGGSYIGLEEHMFSPWLFSLRVQQIYLVFPQLERLLFYLPGMYSAWLRAWGSKIGKNVFWTPGTIINDRSLMDVGDFVIFGHNTYMSSHFLRVKNGRFFVYVKTIKIGSFSFIGAFTKMGPGTNIAPGTQVQAMSLFSINRDKPNTVSPDVKV